From Nonomuraea helvata, a single genomic window includes:
- a CDS encoding enoyl-CoA hydratase/isomerase family protein, with the protein MAGAQARQRGGYADEVSVAAEGGVRFEVDGEIATITLDRPEKRNAQTFATWSALARIGESLPEQVRVVVVKGEGPSFSAGIDLRMFTSEGVPGQGSFSSAAKSDDATFEQRIRQAQAGFLWLRRPEIVSIAAVQGHAIGAGFQLALSCDLRIVADDVSFCMKEPALGLVPDLTGTKPLVELVGLAKAIDICLTARTVHADEAMRIGLAEQVVAGGDLHQAVRDKVAQLLAVNRDAAVATKRLLQGAQGRTLEEQSVVEGLEQAARIKAIFG; encoded by the coding sequence ATGGCGGGAGCGCAGGCGCGGCAGCGCGGGGGGTATGCGGATGAGGTCTCCGTTGCGGCGGAGGGCGGAGTCCGCTTCGAGGTGGACGGTGAGATAGCGACGATCACGCTGGACCGGCCGGAAAAGCGCAACGCTCAGACGTTCGCGACATGGTCGGCGCTGGCTCGGATCGGCGAGAGCCTGCCCGAGCAGGTGCGCGTAGTCGTCGTGAAAGGTGAGGGACCGTCCTTCTCGGCAGGGATCGACCTGCGAATGTTCACATCTGAGGGGGTGCCCGGACAGGGCTCGTTCAGCTCGGCGGCCAAGAGCGACGACGCAACCTTCGAGCAGCGCATCCGGCAGGCACAGGCGGGATTCCTGTGGCTGCGCCGCCCGGAGATCGTTTCCATCGCCGCAGTGCAGGGGCACGCGATCGGTGCGGGGTTCCAGCTCGCGCTCTCCTGTGATCTGCGGATCGTGGCCGACGATGTCTCCTTCTGCATGAAGGAGCCCGCACTGGGCCTGGTGCCCGACCTGACGGGGACCAAGCCCCTGGTCGAGCTGGTGGGCCTGGCCAAGGCGATCGACATCTGCCTGACCGCCAGGACCGTGCACGCGGACGAGGCCATGCGCATCGGCCTCGCCGAGCAAGTGGTCGCCGGGGGCGACCTGCATCAAGCGGTACGAGACAAGGTCGCGCAGCTGCTAGCCGTGAACCGGGACGCGGCGGTCGCGACGAAGCGACTCCTCCAGGGGGCGCAGGGCCGCACCCTGGAGGAGCAGAGCGTCGTCGAGGGGCTCGAACAGGCGGCCCGCATCAAAGCCATCTTCGGCTGA
- a CDS encoding LD-carboxypeptidase, which translates to MRRGDTVAVVSPSGPPNAALLTRGVEHLEGLGLKVVVGAHALDRQRLDYLAGDDAARAADLQTAWCDPAVSAVFCCRGGYGAARLLDLLDWDAMRAAGPKVLLGSSDITALHNAFAAELGVSTLHGPMPACDIVAGEKGPEPRSWQSLQAALFGAQEPVRGERALVQGRAEGVLAGGNLSLLASMCGTRWQPSFAGKLAFLEDIGEEPYRIDRMLTQLLQSGALDGVRGIALGSWVDCGDPYPVLEDRLCGLGVPVLAGLPVGHGSPQMSVWLGRLGVIDTESCSLAAIVGDGEQAR; encoded by the coding sequence ATGCGACGCGGTGACACCGTCGCGGTCGTCTCGCCGTCGGGCCCGCCCAACGCGGCGCTGCTCACGCGCGGCGTCGAGCACCTGGAGGGCCTCGGGCTGAAGGTCGTGGTCGGCGCGCACGCGCTCGACCGCCAGCGGCTCGACTACCTGGCGGGCGACGACGCCGCCAGGGCCGCCGACCTGCAGACCGCCTGGTGCGACCCCGCCGTCTCCGCGGTGTTCTGCTGCAGGGGCGGGTACGGCGCCGCCCGGCTCCTGGACCTGCTCGACTGGGACGCCATGCGGGCGGCGGGGCCCAAGGTCCTCCTCGGGTCGAGCGACATCACAGCGCTGCACAACGCGTTCGCCGCCGAGCTGGGCGTCTCCACGTTGCACGGGCCGATGCCGGCCTGCGACATCGTGGCCGGCGAGAAGGGGCCCGAGCCGCGTAGCTGGCAGAGCCTGCAGGCGGCGCTGTTCGGCGCGCAGGAGCCGGTCCGGGGCGAGCGGGCGCTGGTCCAGGGGCGGGCCGAGGGCGTGCTGGCCGGGGGGAACCTGTCGCTGCTGGCCTCGATGTGCGGCACGCGGTGGCAGCCGTCGTTCGCGGGCAAGCTCGCGTTCCTGGAGGACATCGGGGAGGAGCCGTACCGGATCGACCGGATGCTCACCCAGCTCCTGCAGTCGGGGGCGCTCGACGGGGTGCGCGGGATCGCGCTCGGCTCGTGGGTCGACTGCGGCGACCCGTACCCGGTGCTCGAGGACCGGCTCTGCGGGCTCGGAGTCCCCGTCCTCGCGGGACTTCCGGTGGGGCACGGGTCACCGCAGATGAGCGTGTGGCTGGGGAGACTTGGGGTTATCGATACCGAATCGTGCTCCCTAGCTGCCATTGTCGGTGATGGGGAGCAGGCAAGGTAG
- a CDS encoding sulfotransferase: MRLPPHILVVNGIKVRRPVFLVGAPHSGTDLLARALKRSPGFHVTMGRASVAHVVYAFARKPSIGQTSGAVRVMRDALAESWQVLPGSCGWCAEPCRDAGGVTGTGPCVSTSEVTRFGDGSPDLLYSAPVLLQAFPDARFVQLIRDGRDVVAGMLADPACLAWFKPAMLSEQTEFPNAFLGVNKDEHLERWKGMPAAGKSALRWRSAVRLSAELRRTLPEEQLLTLRYEELLEKPAQSVATLAEFLETRVSKVVLYDTAVPKVGAWRTKLRSADLELVEKVAREELKRLGYLKR, encoded by the coding sequence ATGCGACTTCCGCCCCACATACTCGTGGTCAACGGCATCAAGGTCCGCCGGCCGGTCTTCCTGGTCGGAGCGCCGCACTCCGGCACGGACCTGCTCGCCCGCGCCCTGAAAAGATCCCCCGGCTTCCACGTGACGATGGGCCGCGCGAGCGTGGCGCACGTGGTGTACGCCTTCGCCCGCAAGCCGTCCATCGGCCAGACCTCCGGCGCCGTACGCGTCATGCGCGACGCGCTCGCCGAGTCGTGGCAGGTGCTGCCCGGATCCTGCGGCTGGTGCGCCGAGCCGTGCAGGGACGCGGGCGGCGTCACCGGGACCGGCCCCTGCGTGTCCACGAGCGAGGTCACCAGGTTCGGGGACGGCAGCCCCGACCTGCTCTACAGCGCTCCCGTGCTGCTCCAGGCCTTCCCCGACGCGCGGTTCGTGCAGCTCATCCGCGACGGCAGGGACGTGGTGGCGGGCATGCTCGCCGATCCGGCGTGCCTGGCCTGGTTCAAGCCGGCGATGCTGTCGGAGCAGACCGAGTTCCCCAACGCGTTCCTCGGCGTCAACAAGGACGAGCACCTCGAGCGGTGGAAGGGCATGCCGGCGGCGGGCAAGAGCGCGCTGCGCTGGCGCAGCGCCGTCCGCCTGAGCGCCGAGCTGCGCAGGACGCTGCCCGAGGAGCAGCTCCTGACGCTGCGCTACGAGGAACTGCTGGAGAAGCCGGCGCAGTCGGTGGCCACGCTGGCGGAGTTCCTGGAGACGCGGGTGTCCAAGGTCGTCCTGTACGACACCGCCGTCCCCAAGGTCGGCGCCTGGCGCACCAAGCTCAGATCAGCCGACCTGGAGCTCGTGGAGAAGGTGGCCAGGGAGGAGCTCAAGCGCCTGGGCTACCTGAAGAGGTGA
- a CDS encoding ABC transporter ATP-binding protein: MTMMGGGFGPHMMASLRRDGSVAKQRLRPGTVRRIMRYAKPHRTHIAAFLLLVVAGAVIVIANPLLMKAIIDDGILARRPGVVVGLAVTIGALALVDAGLTLVQRWFSARIGEGLIYDLRTEVFDHVQRMPVAFFMRAQTGALVSRLNTDVIGAQRALTSTLSSVVSNVVSLVLVLGAMLALSWQVTLVALVLLPIFIVPAKFVGRRMSALTREQMQLDAEMSSVTTERFNVAGAMVAKLYGRPEDDAEVFGHRAARVRDVGVTVGMYGTVFRVALGLVAALATALVYGIGGVLSVSGVFELGTLVALAALLMRLYGPLTSLSNVHVDVMTALVSFDRVFEILDLKPMVAERPGATAVPDGPVTIEFDDVRFRYPAAEEVSLASLESVARQDTGPSYPVLKGISFTAEPGRLVALVGHSGAGKTTITSLVSRLYDVNEGAVRLNGLDVRDATLASLRDTVGVVMQDAHLFHDTIGANLRYARPEASDEEIWEALRAAQIGDLIEGLPDRLETVVGDRGYRLSGGEKQRLALARLLLKAPRVVVLDEATAHLDSESEAAVQVALKTALEGRTSLVIAHRLSTIREADEILVIHEGRIAERGRHEELLARGGLYAELYRTQFTSSGSPGA, from the coding sequence ATGACGATGATGGGAGGGGGCTTCGGTCCCCACATGATGGCGTCCCTGCGGCGCGACGGCTCGGTGGCCAAGCAGCGGCTGCGGCCCGGCACGGTCCGCCGCATCATGCGCTACGCCAAGCCGCACCGCACGCACATCGCCGCGTTCCTGCTGCTCGTCGTGGCCGGCGCGGTGATCGTGATCGCCAACCCGCTGCTGATGAAGGCGATCATCGACGACGGCATCCTGGCCAGGCGGCCGGGCGTCGTGGTCGGCCTGGCCGTGACGATCGGCGCTCTGGCCCTGGTGGACGCCGGGCTGACGCTGGTGCAGCGGTGGTTCTCCGCGCGCATCGGCGAGGGCCTGATCTACGACCTGCGCACCGAGGTGTTCGACCACGTGCAGCGCATGCCGGTGGCGTTCTTCATGCGGGCCCAGACCGGCGCGCTGGTCAGCAGGCTCAACACCGACGTGATCGGCGCGCAGCGGGCGCTGACGAGCACCCTGTCGTCCGTGGTCTCCAACGTGGTCAGCCTGGTGCTCGTGCTGGGCGCGATGCTGGCGCTGTCGTGGCAGGTGACGCTGGTGGCGCTGGTGCTGCTGCCGATCTTCATCGTGCCCGCGAAGTTCGTCGGGCGGCGCATGTCGGCGCTGACCCGCGAGCAGATGCAGCTCGACGCCGAGATGAGCTCGGTCACCACCGAGCGGTTCAACGTGGCCGGCGCGATGGTCGCCAAGCTCTACGGCCGCCCGGAGGACGACGCCGAGGTGTTCGGCCACCGGGCCGCCAGGGTGCGCGACGTGGGCGTGACGGTCGGCATGTACGGCACGGTGTTCAGGGTCGCGCTCGGGCTCGTCGCCGCGCTCGCCACGGCCCTCGTGTACGGCATCGGCGGCGTGCTGTCGGTCTCCGGCGTCTTCGAGCTGGGCACGCTGGTGGCCCTGGCCGCGCTCCTGATGCGCCTGTACGGCCCGCTCACGTCCCTGTCCAACGTGCACGTCGACGTGATGACCGCCCTCGTGAGCTTCGACCGGGTCTTCGAGATCCTCGACCTCAAGCCCATGGTGGCGGAGAGGCCCGGCGCGACCGCCGTTCCCGACGGGCCCGTGACCATCGAGTTCGACGACGTGCGCTTCCGCTACCCGGCCGCCGAGGAGGTCTCGCTGGCCTCTCTGGAGTCGGTGGCCAGGCAGGACACCGGCCCGTCGTACCCCGTCCTCAAGGGCATCTCGTTCACCGCCGAGCCGGGGCGGCTCGTCGCCCTGGTCGGCCACTCGGGCGCGGGCAAGACGACCATCACGTCACTGGTGTCCCGCCTGTACGACGTCAACGAGGGCGCGGTCCGGCTCAACGGGCTCGACGTGCGCGACGCCACCCTCGCCTCCCTGCGCGACACCGTCGGAGTGGTCATGCAGGACGCTCATCTCTTCCATGACACGATCGGAGCCAACCTCCGTTATGCCAGGCCGGAGGCGAGCGACGAGGAGATCTGGGAGGCTCTCAGGGCCGCGCAGATCGGCGACCTCATCGAGGGCCTGCCCGACCGGCTCGAGACGGTCGTCGGCGACCGCGGCTACCGGCTGTCCGGAGGCGAGAAGCAGCGCCTCGCCCTGGCCAGACTGCTGCTCAAGGCGCCCCGCGTGGTCGTGCTCGACGAGGCCACCGCCCACCTCGACTCGGAGTCGGAGGCGGCCGTGCAGGTGGCGCTGAAGACCGCGCTGGAGGGCCGCACCTCGCTGGTGATCGCGCACCGGCTCTCCACGATCAGGGAGGCCGACGAGATCCTCGTGATCCACGAGGGCCGCATCGCCGAGCGCGGGCGCCACGAGGAGCTGCTGGCCCGCGGCGGCCTCTACGCCGAGCTCTACCGCACCCAGTTCACCTCTTCAGGTAGCCCAGGCGCTTGA
- a CDS encoding helix-turn-helix domain-containing protein — MAETLKKGTRVTGADREKLAGDLKKRYAAGESIRALAASTGRSYGFIHRILSESGVTLRGRGGATRGKSKR, encoded by the coding sequence GTGGCCGAGACACTGAAGAAGGGCACCCGGGTCACCGGGGCCGACCGGGAAAAACTGGCCGGCGATCTCAAGAAGCGCTACGCCGCGGGCGAGAGCATCCGCGCCCTGGCCGCTTCTACCGGTCGGTCTTACGGGTTCATCCACCGCATCCTGAGCGAGTCCGGCGTGACTCTGCGCGGGCGCGGCGGGGCGACCCGAGGCAAGTCCAAGCGCTGA
- a CDS encoding ABC-F family ATP-binding cassette domain-containing protein produces MIIASDIELRAGARLLIEKASFRVNPGDKIGLVGRNGAGKTTLTKVLAGEGLPAAGTVTTTGNVGYLPQDPRTGDLEVLARDRILSARGLDEVLRKLRQAELGMSSADDRTREKAVRQYGRLEDQMHVLGGYAAESEAASIASSLGLPDRVLSQPLQTLSGGQRRRVELARILFSGAETLLLDEPTNHLDADSIGWLRDFLRSHQGGLVIISHDVGLLEATVNKVLHLDANRSVIDHYNVGWKAYLAQRETDEKRRKRERANAEKQAGALLAQADKMRAKATKAKAAQDMMRRAHRLLSGTEEERVSDKVARLRFPEPQPCGRTPLTAEDLSKSYGSLEVFTDVSVAIDRGHRVVILGLNGAGKTTLLRLLGGIETPDTGEIRPGHGLKIGYYAQEHETLDPNRTLLENMQSAGGQFTDTELRKVLGSFLFTGDDVDKPAGVLSGGEKTRLALAILVLSSANVLLLDEPTNNLDPVSREQVLNALRSYSGAIVLVTHDEGAVDALSPDRVILLPDGTEDAWSDEFSDLVALA; encoded by the coding sequence ATGATCATCGCCAGTGACATCGAGCTGCGCGCAGGTGCGCGGCTGCTCATCGAGAAAGCCTCGTTCCGGGTCAATCCGGGCGACAAGATCGGGCTCGTCGGCCGCAACGGCGCCGGCAAGACGACCTTGACCAAGGTGCTGGCGGGCGAGGGCCTGCCGGCCGCGGGCACCGTCACCACCACCGGCAACGTGGGCTACCTCCCTCAGGACCCGCGCACCGGTGACCTGGAGGTGCTCGCCCGCGACCGCATCCTGTCGGCGCGCGGCCTGGACGAGGTGCTGCGCAAGCTGCGTCAGGCCGAGCTCGGCATGTCCTCCGCCGACGACCGCACCCGGGAGAAGGCGGTCAGGCAGTACGGCAGGCTCGAGGACCAGATGCACGTCCTGGGCGGATACGCGGCCGAGTCCGAGGCGGCCTCCATCGCCTCCAGTCTCGGGCTGCCGGACCGCGTGCTGTCGCAGCCGTTGCAAACGCTTTCCGGGGGCCAGCGCAGGCGCGTGGAATTGGCGCGAATTCTTTTCAGCGGGGCGGAAACTCTCCTTCTCGACGAGCCGACAAACCACCTAGATGCCGACTCAATCGGGTGGCTTCGTGATTTTTTGCGATCCCATCAAGGTGGGTTGGTGATCATCAGCCACGACGTCGGTCTTCTTGAAGCGACGGTCAACAAGGTCCTGCACCTGGACGCCAACCGATCGGTGATCGATCACTACAACGTCGGCTGGAAGGCGTACCTCGCCCAGCGCGAGACCGACGAGAAGCGCAGGAAGCGCGAGCGCGCCAACGCCGAGAAACAGGCGGGTGCGCTGCTCGCGCAGGCCGACAAGATGCGGGCCAAGGCCACCAAGGCCAAGGCCGCCCAGGACATGATGCGGCGTGCGCACCGGTTGCTGTCGGGCACCGAGGAAGAGCGTGTGAGCGACAAAGTGGCCAGGCTGCGCTTCCCCGAGCCGCAGCCGTGCGGGCGCACCCCGCTCACGGCCGAGGATCTGTCCAAGTCGTACGGCTCGCTGGAGGTCTTCACCGACGTCAGCGTGGCCATCGACCGAGGTCACCGGGTCGTCATCCTGGGCCTGAACGGCGCCGGCAAGACCACGCTGCTGCGCCTGCTCGGCGGCATCGAGACGCCCGACACGGGCGAGATCCGCCCCGGCCACGGCCTCAAGATCGGCTACTACGCCCAGGAGCACGAGACCCTCGACCCGAACCGCACTCTCCTGGAGAACATGCAGTCGGCCGGCGGCCAGTTCACCGACACCGAGCTGCGCAAGGTGCTCGGCTCGTTCCTGTTCACGGGCGACGACGTCGACAAGCCCGCCGGAGTGCTGTCGGGTGGCGAGAAGACCCGGCTGGCGCTGGCGATCCTGGTGCTCTCGAGCGCCAATGTCCTCCTTCTCGACGAGCCCACGAACAACCTCGATCCGGTCAGTCGCGAGCAGGTTCTCAATGCTCTGAGGTCGTATTCAGGAGCAATCGTCCTAGTCACACATGACGAGGGTGCCGTTGACGCCCTGTCACCGGATAGGGTGATCTTGCTACCTGACGGAACTGAAGACGCATGGAGCGACGAATTTTCCGATCTTGTGGCACTTGCCTGA